Proteins encoded in a region of the Leopardus geoffroyi isolate Oge1 chromosome E2, O.geoffroyi_Oge1_pat1.0, whole genome shotgun sequence genome:
- the LOC123578519 gene encoding LOW QUALITY PROTEIN: zinc finger protein 829-like (The sequence of the model RefSeq protein was modified relative to this genomic sequence to represent the inferred CDS: inserted 1 base in 1 codon; substituted 1 base at 1 genomic stop codon): protein MDISIALRLEALYQDVSIDLIQEEWECLDFDQRDVYRNVILENYNNLISVAKLYTVSLSISKPDMVSILGQGKEPWMIGRKLTRDLLQKPYICKKCGKAFHSNSILIEHQRVHTGEKPYICKECGKAFHYSLDLKRHQRIQTGEKPYECKECSKAFKSASYFFIQHRICSGEKPYECKNCAKAFGSSSTLNXHKRVYTGEKPYICKDCGKTFCSSSKFTEHERIHTGEKRYVCMACGETFCNSSILTEHQRIHTGEKPYVCKECGKAFXSLSDIHQHWGIHMVEKPYECKECGKTFSSSSAIIWHQRIHTGEKPFECKECRKAFYHSSDLSQHQRIHKGEKLYECKECGKVFVRSLNLNQRRKGHAASTDSALSCPPTAGLPNSAGSPPAARLKLRLRVQDCPDQLFGGMGVGGILGHTTSPRSPRGGNKLPAFSRKQPGLRLRVTPVGNWDCQRPPDVTSLPSKVVSSVVLERVERRGDRGHWFLPGLGDVSLTLGKLKLRAGIDRDMLTLRLFGGSTVSGNLWLWGLCGLLHGGNPSWATSWKGQYKR, encoded by the exons GATGTATCTATAGACTTGATTCAGGAGGAGTGGGAATGCCTTGATTTTGATCAGAGGGATGTGTACAGAAATGTGATTTTGGAAAACTATAACAACCTTATCTCAGTTG CAAAACTATATACcgtttctctctccatttctaagCCAGATATGGTATCCATACTGGGGCAAGGGAAAGAACCCTGGATGATTGGCAGAAAGCTGACAAGGGACCTGCTCCAG AAACCATATATATGTAAGAAGTGTGGAAAAGCCTTTCATAGCAATTCAATACTTATAGAACatcagagagttcacactggTGAGAAACCTTATAtatgtaaagaatgtggcaaagCCTTTCATTATTCCTTGGATCTTAAAAGACATCAGAGAATCCAGACTGGTgaaaaaccctatgaatgtaaggaatgtagCAAGGCCTTTAAGAGTGCATCGTATTTTTTTATACAGCATAGAATTTGTAGtggtgagaaaccctatgaatgtaaaaATTGTGCTAAGGCATTTGGAAGTAGCTCAACCCTTAATTGACATAAGAGAGTTTATACTGGTGAAAAACCCTATATATGTAAAGACTGTGGAAAGACCTTTTGTAGCAGTTCAAAATTTACAGAACATGAGAGAATTCACACAGGTGAGAAGCGCTATGTTTGTATGGCATGTGGAGAGACCTTTTGTAACAGTTCTATACTTACagaacatcagagaattcacactggtGAAAAACCATATGTCTGTAAAGAATGTGGAAAGGCCT TATCACTTTCAGACATTCATCAACATTGGGGAATTCATATGGTTGAGAAACCCTATgagtgtaaggaatgtgggaaaaccTTTAGTAGTAGCTCTGCCATTATCTGGCATCAGAGgattcatactggtgagaaaccctttgaatgtaaggaatgtaGAAAGGCCTTTTATCATTCTTCAGACCTTTctcaacatcagagaattcacaagGGTGAGAAACTTTATGAATGCAAAGAATGTGGGAAGGTTTTTGTACGTAGTTTAAATCTCAATCAACGTAGAAAAGGTCATGCTG CCTCTACAGACTCCGCTCTATCGTGTCCTCCAACCGCGGGTCTTCCAAACTCTGCGGGGTCACCTCCCGCAGCAAGGCTCAAGCTGCGACTGAGGGTTCAAGACTGTCCCGATCAGCTCTtcggggggatgggggtgggggggattttAGGCCACACTACAAGTCCCAGAAGTCCTCGGGGCGGAAATAAACTTCCGGCGTTTAGCCGGAAGCAACCGGGATTGCGATTGCGAGTGACCCCGGTGGGAAACTGGGACTGTCAG AGGCCTCCGGATGTAACGTCACTTCCTTCTAAGGTGGTCAGCTCCGTAGTGCTGGAGCGAGTGGAACGGCGCGGCGACCGAGGCCATTGGTTTCTTCCGGGACTGGGGGACGTGAGCCTGACGCTGGGGAAGCTGAAG CTGCGGGCAGGCATTGATAGAGATATGCTCACACTGAGGCTATTTGGAGGTTCGACAGTTTCTGGAAACTTGTGGTTGTGGGGTCTCTGTGGCTTGCTGCATGGCGGAAATCCAAGCTGGGCTACCAGCTGGAAAGGCCAATACAAGAGATGA